The following proteins are co-located in the Blastocatellia bacterium genome:
- the thiO gene encoding glycine oxidase ThiO: MYNITMKCTSDVIIIGGGIIGCSIAYRLAQAGLRVIVVERGQPGCEASTAAAGMLAPQSEAAHGVLGAFSELCYASWQLYPDFVQHLQEDASFTVDYRRDGSLFVAFDYVEAEALAGLVERQQAAGRPVEELSPAQLRELEPLLSEHAQVGVWLPDDHHVDTRLLMNALTVACLRRGVQFITETPVIGLASEGARVIGVRVPGSLLSSAFVVNAAGSWAGLVDPSMMQFPIRPIRGQMVQLNIQPQPVRHLLHSTGCYIVPWPDGRLLIGATVENVGFNKSVTAQGVHQLLSAALKMLPALHGATVQGTWAGLRPDTEDNLPILGPAQWQNVIMATGHFRNGILLAPVTAQLLTELITTGEASRSLAPYSPQRFLKESTESASS, encoded by the coding sequence ATGTATAACATCACCATGAAGTGCACCAGCGATGTCATCATCATTGGCGGCGGCATCATCGGCTGCTCGATTGCGTATCGTTTAGCTCAAGCCGGACTGCGCGTCATCGTGGTCGAACGCGGACAGCCTGGCTGTGAAGCCTCGACCGCAGCCGCCGGAATGCTGGCTCCGCAATCAGAAGCTGCTCATGGCGTGTTGGGCGCATTCTCTGAGTTATGTTACGCCAGTTGGCAGTTGTATCCTGACTTTGTTCAGCACCTGCAAGAGGACGCCTCGTTCACGGTTGATTACCGTCGTGATGGGAGTCTCTTTGTCGCTTTCGATTACGTAGAGGCAGAGGCGTTAGCCGGCCTGGTCGAGCGTCAACAAGCGGCGGGTCGTCCGGTTGAAGAATTGTCACCCGCGCAATTGCGAGAGCTGGAGCCGCTTCTCTCTGAGCACGCGCAGGTAGGCGTCTGGTTGCCTGACGATCATCATGTGGATACGCGCCTTTTGATGAATGCCTTGACGGTGGCGTGTTTGCGGCGTGGCGTTCAGTTCATCACCGAGACGCCGGTGATTGGTCTGGCATCTGAAGGTGCTCGCGTCATTGGCGTGCGTGTTCCCGGCAGCCTGCTCTCAAGCGCATTCGTCGTCAATGCCGCTGGCAGTTGGGCGGGATTGGTTGATCCTTCCATGATGCAATTTCCTATTCGGCCGATTCGCGGTCAGATGGTCCAGCTCAACATCCAACCACAGCCGGTTCGGCATCTGCTCCATTCGACAGGCTGCTACATCGTGCCGTGGCCAGATGGACGATTGCTGATTGGCGCGACTGTGGAAAATGTCGGATTCAACAAATCAGTGACGGCTCAAGGCGTTCATCAATTGCTCAGCGCGGCGTTGAAGATGTTGCCAGCTCTGCATGGGGCGACCGTTCAAGGAACATGGGCTGGATTGCGACCTGATACGGAGGATAATCTCCCTATTCTCGGCCCTGCTCAATGGCAGAACGTGATCATGGCGACAGGCCATTTTCGCAATGGTATCTTGCTCGCGCCAGTGACAGCGCAGTTGCTCACGGAGCTCATCACCACGGGGGAAGCGTCGCGTTCGTTAGCGCCTTACAGTCCGCAGCGATTTCTCAAGGAGTCAACGGAGAGCGCTTCAAGTTGA
- a CDS encoding EutN/CcmL family microcompartment protein: MILARILGTVVATRKDERLQGKKLLLVRPVSPEGHDESGYLVAVDTVGAGYRETVIVVSGSSARMATDCKDRPIDAAIVGIVDTVQIAST, from the coding sequence ATGATCCTGGCACGCATTCTCGGCACAGTGGTGGCCACGCGAAAGGACGAACGGCTACAAGGGAAAAAACTCCTGCTGGTGCGTCCAGTCAGCCCTGAAGGGCACGACGAATCCGGCTACCTGGTGGCGGTTGATACCGTTGGCGCGGGATACCGCGAAACGGTCATCGTGGTGTCGGGCAGCTCGGCTCGCATGGCCACCGATTGTAAGGATCGTCCCATTGACGCGGCCATCGTAGGCATCGTGGATACGGTTCAAATCGCTTCAACTTGA
- a CDS encoding zinc ribbon domain-containing protein, which produces MYCPACGTENQSNVKFCRRCGTNLSALFGRLQRGAERSEDQVSRARLAQTLMRKIEETDPNAHSIWGEALLPKLVKQLEELTRTPEEQRQKYIRHGMITTGVGVGVSLFFYLLASGLVSGGVIPEEVVPVFNVLWANGLIPLMIGLALWGYGLFYARTSGAAGAAPKTIEPVSSGLLDQASSLGDPLYQEPVGSVTEQTTRHLEQAEGSEPSRPPGSRSTLRN; this is translated from the coding sequence ATGTATTGTCCAGCGTGTGGAACTGAGAATCAATCAAACGTGAAATTCTGTCGCCGTTGCGGTACGAATCTGAGTGCGCTCTTTGGCCGATTGCAACGAGGCGCTGAACGCTCCGAAGATCAAGTGAGCCGAGCGCGACTGGCGCAGACGCTCATGCGCAAGATCGAAGAGACAGACCCCAATGCCCATAGCATCTGGGGAGAAGCGCTGCTGCCCAAGTTGGTGAAGCAGCTTGAAGAGTTAACGCGGACACCAGAAGAGCAGCGGCAAAAATACATTCGCCATGGCATGATTACGACCGGTGTGGGCGTGGGCGTCAGTTTGTTCTTTTACTTACTGGCCAGCGGCCTCGTCAGCGGAGGCGTCATTCCTGAGGAGGTGGTGCCGGTGTTTAACGTGCTATGGGCCAATGGCCTCATCCCGCTGATGATCGGGTTGGCGCTGTGGGGCTACGGGTTGTTCTACGCCAGGACATCAGGAGCGGCCGGCGCGGCGCCAAAGACGATTGAGCCAGTCTCAAGCGGCTTGCTTGATCAGGCGTCTTCGTTGGGTGATCCGCTCTATCAAGAACCCGTCGGCAGCGTCACCGAACAAACAACGCGGCACTTGGAGCAAGCTGAAGGGAGTGAACCGAGCCGACCGCCCGGTAGCCGTTCGACCCTCAGAAATTGA
- a CDS encoding class II aldolase/adducin family protein has protein sequence MDQQAIRHAIIEAGQRLYQRGYIAAGDGNISARLPDKGRILATPTGVCKGFLTPDMLVVVDEQGRKLQGHLEPSSELVMHLTIYHQRPDVQAVVHAHPPVGTGFAAAGIPLTTPLISEVVLTLGCIPLAEYGTPTTPELADAIKPYIAHYDALLLANHGALTCGATVEQAYYRMETLEHFARIALVARLVGEEKPLTPEAVSKLFEIRQKAGMSSPTPELCRAQMPMTTAHRQAASDEAITLSRQQLIDLIAESVELLLRALAEQRGR, from the coding sequence ATGGATCAACAGGCGATTCGTCACGCAATCATCGAAGCGGGTCAGCGCTTGTACCAGCGAGGCTATATTGCCGCTGGCGACGGAAACATTAGCGCCCGACTTCCTGACAAGGGACGGATTCTGGCTACACCGACCGGCGTCTGCAAAGGTTTTTTGACGCCCGATATGCTCGTTGTCGTGGACGAGCAGGGGCGGAAACTGCAGGGACATCTTGAGCCGTCGTCGGAGCTTGTCATGCATCTGACGATCTATCATCAACGCCCTGATGTGCAGGCGGTCGTCCATGCTCACCCGCCCGTTGGCACAGGCTTTGCCGCAGCGGGCATCCCGTTGACGACGCCGTTGATCTCAGAAGTGGTGCTGACGCTCGGCTGCATTCCGCTGGCTGAGTATGGCACACCCACAACGCCTGAACTGGCCGACGCAATCAAACCATACATTGCTCATTACGATGCGTTGTTGCTGGCCAATCATGGCGCTCTGACCTGCGGCGCTACAGTTGAGCAAGCCTATTACCGGATGGAAACGTTGGAACATTTTGCTCGCATTGCATTGGTCGCGCGATTGGTGGGTGAAGAAAAGCCGTTGACGCCGGAGGCGGTCAGCAAGCTGTTTGAAATTCGTCAGAAGGCCGGCATGTCGTCGCCGACGCCGGAACTGTGCCGCGCGCAAATGCCTATGACGACGGCTCATCGCCAGGCGGCGTCTGATGAGGCGATCACATTAAGCCGGCAGCAATTGATTGACCTGATCGCTGAGTCAGTGGAGCTCTTGCTGCGCGCGCTCGCCGAGCAACGTGGACGGTGA
- a CDS encoding (2Fe-2S)-binding protein, protein MSISISLTVNGKSYTIEAPPMKRLLDVLRQDLHLTGTKEGCGEGECGACSVIADGQLINSCLAPICQFDGAVILTVEGLAQHDQLHPLQQAFWQAGATQCGICTPGMLLAAKALLDQEPHPSHDQIKQFIAGNLCRCTGYTKIVEAIEWAARLGDGRPETSNTKAGHGGG, encoded by the coding sequence ATGAGCATCAGTATTTCACTGACCGTCAATGGAAAATCCTATACCATTGAAGCGCCGCCGATGAAACGGTTGCTCGATGTGCTGCGTCAGGACCTGCATCTGACGGGCACAAAAGAAGGCTGCGGCGAAGGCGAGTGCGGCGCCTGCTCGGTGATTGCCGATGGTCAGTTGATCAATTCCTGCCTGGCGCCGATTTGCCAGTTCGATGGCGCCGTCATCCTGACTGTCGAAGGATTGGCCCAGCACGATCAGCTTCATCCATTGCAGCAAGCGTTTTGGCAAGCCGGCGCTACGCAGTGTGGCATCTGCACGCCCGGTATGCTGCTGGCCGCCAAGGCACTGTTAGATCAAGAGCCACATCCGAGCCATGATCAGATCAAGCAGTTCATCGCGGGAAATCTGTGTCGCTGCACCGGCTACACCAAAATTGTTGAGGCTATTGAGTGGGCTGCGCGGTTAGGCGATGGCAGACCGGAGACCAGCAACACCAAAGCAGGGCATGGAGGTGGGTGA
- the eutM gene encoding ethanolamine utilization microcompartment protein EutM, whose protein sequence is MDALGMIETKGLVAMIEAADAMVKAANVTLIGYEKIGAGFVTAIVRGEVAAVKAATDAGAAAARRVGELVSVHVIPRPHQAVDEALPVSPKARTKKSS, encoded by the coding sequence ATGGATGCATTGGGAATGATCGAGACCAAGGGTCTGGTAGCCATGATCGAAGCTGCCGACGCCATGGTGAAAGCGGCGAATGTCACCTTGATCGGCTACGAAAAGATCGGTGCCGGCTTCGTCACGGCCATTGTGCGTGGCGAAGTGGCTGCGGTGAAAGCGGCCACCGACGCCGGCGCGGCCGCGGCACGACGGGTTGGAGAGCTGGTCAGCGTTCACGTCATCCCTCGTCCGCATCAAGCGGTGGACGAGGCGTTGCCCGTCAGCCCCAAAGCCCGCACCAAGAAATCATCATGA
- the aroB gene encoding 3-dehydroquinate synthase, translating into MHPLPQTNMTDLTSHITQQRGASRARLISVELGERSYDIRIGAHLLPNAGSLIRSALGRSSHSLAIISNPSVLALYGQTLTSSLTAAGFHTVTALMGDGERYKTLNTVARLHRALAQQHLDRHAAIVALGGGVVGDVAGFVAATFMRGIALIHIPTTLLAAIDSSIGGKTGVNLPEGKNLVGAFHQPKLVITDVALLDSLPPRQFRAGLYEALKYGLLADPALFEQISQGIHTRAQLIDVIARCCRIKADIVASDEREAGRRQLLNLGHTFGHALEAITGYRRFLHGEAVGYGLILAARLARQLALLPQSDVDRIETAVYAIGRLPTVADLDAHAWLAAMRHDKKARHRRLTFIAPVRIGEATIVHDVPERLIQQVLHQFIHSAKQK; encoded by the coding sequence ATGCACCCGCTCCCTCAAACGAACATGACCGACCTGACCTCTCACATCACACAACAACGAGGCGCCAGCCGCGCACGGCTGATCTCCGTTGAGCTTGGCGAACGCAGCTATGACATTCGTATTGGCGCTCACCTGTTGCCGAACGCCGGTTCCTTGATCCGCTCGGCGCTCGGTCGCTCATCGCATTCGCTCGCCATCATATCGAATCCGAGCGTACTTGCCCTGTATGGCCAGACACTGACCAGCAGTTTAACCGCAGCGGGATTTCACACGGTGACCGCGCTAATGGGCGATGGCGAACGTTACAAAACATTGAACACGGTGGCCCGCCTTCATCGGGCACTGGCCCAGCAGCATCTGGATCGGCATGCGGCCATCGTGGCGCTCGGCGGCGGCGTGGTCGGCGATGTGGCCGGATTCGTTGCTGCCACTTTCATGCGCGGCATCGCGTTGATCCACATTCCAACAACCTTGCTTGCGGCTATTGACAGCTCGATCGGCGGCAAAACCGGCGTCAATCTGCCTGAAGGCAAAAATCTCGTCGGCGCATTCCATCAACCAAAATTGGTCATCACCGACGTCGCCCTGCTGGATTCGCTTCCGCCACGTCAGTTTCGCGCAGGTCTATACGAAGCGCTCAAATACGGCCTGCTGGCTGATCCCGCTTTATTCGAGCAAATCAGTCAGGGGATTCATACACGAGCACAACTGATTGACGTGATTGCTCGCTGTTGCCGCATTAAAGCTGATATCGTCGCCAGCGACGAACGCGAAGCAGGCCGACGGCAACTGCTCAATCTCGGTCATACGTTCGGCCACGCGCTGGAAGCGATCACAGGCTATCGCCGATTTCTCCATGGCGAGGCAGTGGGGTACGGATTGATCCTCGCGGCCCGATTGGCCCGCCAGTTGGCTCTGCTGCCACAATCTGACGTTGATCGGATTGAAACCGCCGTGTATGCCATCGGTCGTTTACCGACAGTGGCCGACCTCGATGCACATGCCTGGTTGGCAGCGATGCGCCATGACAAGAAAGCTCGCCATCGGCGCCTGACGTTCATCGCGCCGGTGCGCATTGGTGAAGCAACCATCGTCCATGATGTACCGGAGCGCCTGATTCAACAGGTGCTCCATCAGTTCATCCACTCGGCCAAACAGAAATAG
- the ruvA gene encoding Holliday junction branch migration protein RuvA → MIASLTGILSHKQPTSIIVDVHGVGYEVKIPLSTYYELNDVGSPVSLLIYTYVREDTLQLFGFRTQQEKELFLHLINVSGVGPKLAVTILSGLSVDELVMAIRTNAVARLSSVPGIGKKTAERLVVELRDKLAGMTTAEAEAAFAHATAADATGEAVKQDVISALINLGYSRSAAEQTVTAVMATESNHAMEWILKRSLQRLFR, encoded by the coding sequence ATGATCGCAAGCTTAACCGGCATTCTCAGTCACAAGCAGCCGACCAGCATCATCGTGGATGTTCATGGCGTTGGCTATGAGGTGAAGATTCCGCTTTCAACATACTATGAATTGAACGACGTCGGCTCGCCCGTCTCGTTGCTGATTTACACCTACGTGCGCGAGGACACGTTGCAACTGTTTGGCTTTCGCACGCAGCAGGAGAAGGAGCTTTTCTTACACCTGATCAATGTCAGCGGCGTTGGGCCGAAGCTGGCCGTTACGATCCTCTCCGGCTTGAGCGTGGATGAGCTGGTCATGGCGATACGCACCAATGCCGTCGCGCGGCTCTCCTCAGTGCCGGGGATTGGTAAGAAAACAGCGGAACGATTGGTTGTTGAACTGCGCGATAAGCTGGCCGGCATGACCACTGCCGAAGCTGAAGCGGCGTTTGCTCACGCGACGGCAGCAGATGCAACCGGCGAAGCTGTCAAGCAAGACGTCATCTCAGCGCTCATCAATCTCGGCTATAGCCGATCAGCAGCAGAACAAACGGTCACCGCCGTCATGGCCACAGAATCAAACCACGCGATGGAATGGATTTTGAAGCGGTCGCTCCAGCGGCTGTTTCGCTGA
- a CDS encoding xanthine dehydrogenase family protein subunit M: MTIRVYSPTTLEEAYAILRERGAQLHVLAGGTDLMVSINLRLLAPHEVLNIWSLRELRGIHEEETTLRLGALTTYTEIIHSPLVQRHCSILVEAAKTIGAVQTQNRGTIGGNIVNASPAGDTLPVLAVFDAELELGSARGTRRVSINEFYTGYRQTIRQPDELLLAVRIPKQQPDERTFFYKVGTRQAQAISKVVIAAKARVQADGLLNSIQIGLGSVAPTVVRARQTEAFLTNKILSPQLIQQAKEVIQRDIHPITDFRSTESYRRHVTATLLVRFLQQCLDGQAIRAACE, encoded by the coding sequence ATGACGATTCGCGTCTACTCGCCGACAACCTTGGAAGAAGCCTACGCCATCTTGCGCGAGCGTGGCGCTCAGCTTCACGTGTTAGCCGGTGGTACTGACCTGATGGTCTCGATCAACCTGCGGCTGCTGGCCCCCCACGAGGTTCTGAATATCTGGTCATTGCGTGAGCTGCGCGGCATCCACGAAGAGGAAACCACGCTACGGCTGGGCGCACTCACGACCTATACCGAGATCATTCACTCGCCACTTGTCCAACGCCACTGCTCGATTCTGGTGGAAGCTGCCAAGACCATCGGCGCTGTTCAGACGCAAAATCGCGGAACCATTGGCGGCAATATCGTCAACGCTTCGCCGGCGGGCGACACGCTGCCGGTTTTGGCCGTGTTCGATGCAGAACTGGAACTGGGCAGCGCGCGCGGCACACGCCGAGTTTCGATCAATGAGTTCTACACGGGCTATCGGCAAACGATTCGCCAGCCTGATGAACTGCTGTTAGCAGTCCGCATCCCAAAACAACAACCTGATGAACGAACCTTCTTCTATAAAGTCGGAACGCGACAAGCGCAAGCAATTTCCAAAGTGGTCATTGCTGCCAAAGCGCGCGTCCAAGCCGATGGATTGCTCAACTCCATTCAGATCGGATTAGGGAGCGTGGCCCCAACAGTGGTGCGCGCGCGGCAGACAGAAGCCTTCCTGACAAACAAAATCTTATCACCGCAGCTCATCCAACAGGCCAAAGAGGTCATTCAACGTGACATTCACCCGATCACTGATTTTCGCTCGACCGAATCGTATCGGCGGCATGTCACCGCCACGTTGCTCGTGCGATTCCTTCAACAGTGTCTCGATGGTCAAGCCATCAGAGCGGCTTGTGAATGA